The region AACACTTTAATCAATTTGTTCTTCCATTTTCTAATGGTGTCACTTCAAAATCTTGGATGGCTACAAGCTTTGCTCTTCCACCATACTCTTCTGGGAGAATCTCTTCACCAACTTCATTTATGAATTCCTTTCTCTCATCTTCATTGCTTATAATCACAATCTGCATCCAACAACCAAAACTAGCACATGTTACATCGTATTATTCGAGTTTAATTTCGAAATGCTTTCGATGCAAAAAGTTTTACCATGTCACTTTCGAAATAATAGGTACCTTTTCTTGTGTTGCCTTGTCTAGGAAGCCAGAAACTAGTCTCCAAACACTCACAAAAAACCATGGCATGTGTAAAATATAACACTTTGCTAAACGTTCAGGGTAGTAACTCTGCGATTCAACCAACAGAGAAGCATGACTTGATATATTGGCATTTATTTTAGACACAAAAATATCAACAAAAAAGAGACGGAATATCACCTGTAAAAATTGAAATCCAGTAATTAAACCACGCGCGTCAACGTTCTTATAAGAAATATTCTGCAGATCAAGAACTCCGATCAACTTTTCATTTCCTACTTCCCTTCCTTTAAAAGCACTGAAAATAAAAGGTTAACAATTAATTTTGTTGATTTCTAATGATAGAGGTAGTAGAAGTCACAGAACACAGATGAAAACAACTCATTGATCATGACATTATTATTACTAACAACTCTTTTATTTTGTAAAAATGAAATCAGATTCCTACCCTAGTATGATTTGGCTCGATTTCGATATGTTACTCTCTGAGTTGAACTTCAGAGACCACTCTTAATGGTTTGTCCTGTTTTTACATATCTACCCTATACTTTCCAAATTCACATATTACTATGAAGCACTAACAGACACGCACAGACACAGGACTAACTCGTAGACACCgataatattttaaaaaattgaaacAATTGAATGTTTAGGAACTGAATTAAGCTTTAGACTACAGAAAATGGTGCTGAAGTATCAGTCCATGAAGTATAACAGTTGGTAAATTTCTGCATTGCCAAGCTTTTGTTCAAGTTCCAATAAATAATAGATAAGATAAGAAAGCACTGCAATATTAGAGTACCTCGCAATGGTCTTGTCCAGTAAATGTACGATAAATTCTGAAACAATAAACAAACCAGCGTAGTCAGCTATATAACTTTCATCATTATGAAATATATGAATACCAAGTCAGAGAGTTAAAAAGAAACCGTTATCATCTAAAATTAGATTTCGATGCAGTCACTTGATTTCCACTTCTTTTTTATTCAACCAGATTTCGTTTTTGTCAATTTCAAATGTTTGCTGATTCTTGGAATGACACTATCGTCGTTCCTTCGTGTTTACACTTCTAAAACGATAATGCATATGCAAAATTCTTGCTTCGTGTCAATGTTGTCCTCTATTTTCTACATGAAAGATTTTTCATTTGGCCATAACAACATTGAGTGATTCCAACCCAGTTTACAACATAAGTATTAACAATTCATATCCATTCTTTTGACTTCTTAATAACTAAAGTAAGATATAAATCTCCTTAAGTTATTATATTTTCACTATTTCATCATGTCATATCAAATAAGATGAAACATACATTTCTAACCACAAGCACAATGTATCCCTCTTCTGAACATCATAAGCGTGATCCAAGTGGCCCAATAATAAGTGACCTAACTGATCTGATACCAACTTAAAATTTAGACTGAGTCTAACTAAATCTACAAATTCGGTTTGCAAGGTGAGGTATATCTCTCACTTATAAACTCATTTTCAGGTCATACATATCTCATGTAGGACTCAAAACAACTCACAAACACAACCTACTCCAAATTGTCGTATAAAAGTAGCACGTGTCTGTGATAGGAGGATATAAATTATCAACATTTTAGAGAAACCTATGAAACACGGACTCTGGAAACATGAAATCGACACTGgtaataatttttaaaaaaaaaacgtAATCACAAGTGTTGGTATCGATTTCGGACATAGATACTGATACAGACACACCTTTGTTCAGACTTATCTAAAAAATTGGATTTGGGGAAACAACAAAAACATTGAATTCCACAtagaaaaagaagaaaaggacaAAGAATGTGAACCAAAGGGGAAGCCAACTGATCCCATAAATTTAAAATAGGACTTCTCATTATACTAATTTATTTGCTACATGGTCCCCACATAGACAAATACATCAAAAGGCATCTTTGAACAATTGCACTAGCATCAAAAACCAAATAACAAATTTCTATTAGCTATAGAACTTTGACTAAGTGATTTATGTTTAGATAAATTTCTGCAAAAGCGAGTTGAATAGTAAATTTCAAAGTAAAAAATTGCATATAGACTCAACCTGTAAATACTAATTCAAACTAGAATCAATTCTGAATAGCATAATCAATTCTACTTGGAGCAGCCAAACATATCAAAATCAATTCTATACATTCACAATCAATTTTGGGAGCTACAAACATGAAACCAAACACACACTAAAtgaataaaacaaaattaaaaaattacTCTTGAATTGATTCTGATCTTTGGATGGGAAGTGTCTACATGCTTGAACAATCATGAGAGGAAACATATCTTGAGACAAACCCTGCAAAAAGATCTTTCTAGTCTCCAACTCATCGGGAACTTCAGAATCTGAAATAAACCCATTAGGAACCATAGTCTCTCTCCATTTACGCCATTGAACAAACATCTTAGCTGCTTTATCAGAATCCATAGACCGAGCAATCAAAAACCTCATCAGTGTAGCGTCCCCATAACCCTGCAAAAAccaaaatcaaaatcaaaattcCTGAAAATTTAACACAACCAGTATATAACATATCGATTTATCTACCTGTGTTGAAGAACCAAGATTTGTGACAGAGTTTTTGAATTGGGTGAGTTTGGAGTCTGTTTCTTCGGCCATTTAGGGCAGAAGAAAAGACTAATTGGGAGAAGGAAAATGAGAGGAGGGGTAGTAGTAGTAGTGGTGGTGGCTGAAGAGAAGGAACAAGAACACGTGGAGGTTAAACAAGCTATGAGAAGAAAAGAAGAGTTACGTTGACATAACGGAAGTGAAATTTGACAGCGAAATAGAACAAGCCGTTTAAACCGGTTTGGATATATCTCATTCAAATATTCTTGAATCGGTTTAAATTGGTTCGAGGAAAAAAAgttatttaatttaaatattaatgTCTGATTAGTTATCTATTGCATCAGGATATTGAATGGGATTACAAGTGTGGGTCCAGGTAACTTTTGCACCAAGATATTGAATGGGAAGACAAGTGTGGGTCCAGGCAAAGGCAATTTGCAACATGCAAATTCTACAACTAACTTTTCGATGCATTAAATGCGAAGGTGCACAAGTTTTCATTCTTCTAGAGGTTGTTTCAGCAAAGTAAGATGGGGCAATAAATACAATCCCTAGATATAGAAAAGTTGGAGAGAAGAAGATAGAGAACACAAATACgattttaatttttgtaattaTATCAACTATTACATTAATAGTTATAAATAATATACATCCTTGATTTTATTAAAATTAGAAAAAGATCCGTTTTCACATCGACAATCTATGAACAGCCATAGTCTGCGTATATTTTGAGTTAATTTTTGGATTATAAAAAATCGAATAAAAACGTGTCTGTTAC is a window of Lathyrus oleraceus cultivar Zhongwan6 chromosome 6, CAAS_Psat_ZW6_1.0, whole genome shotgun sequence DNA encoding:
- the LOC127092413 gene encoding CRAL-TRIO domain-containing protein YKL091C, which produces MAEETDSKLTQFKNSVTNLGSSTQGYGDATLMRFLIARSMDSDKAAKMFVQWRKWRETMVPNGFISDSEVPDELETRKIFLQGLSQDMFPLMIVQACRHFPSKDQNQFKKFIVHLLDKTIASAFKGREVGNEKLIGVLDLQNISYKNVDARGLITGFQFLQSYYPERLAKCYILHMPWFFVSVWRLVSGFLDKATQEKIVIISNEDERKEFINEVGEEILPEEYGGRAKLVAIQDFEVTPLENGRTN